The stretch of DNA CCGCTGCTGGCGCCGGGCTCGGACGGCATCAACGGCGTCCGACTGGCCAACGCCATCCACCTCTCCAGCTGGACGGGTACCGAAGTGGGCCTGGACTTCGACGAGGACGTGTTCCTGGCCGAACTCAACAAGCGGATTGCCGCAGAAGGCCAGTTCCCCGAACGGAGCTGACGTCCCCTCCCCAACTGGGTAGCAGTTAATGTCGTTTTGGGCTGCCATAACGACATCTGCTGCTACTGGTTGGGCGGGACGTTGCCGCGGACACTCATGGCAACCAGCCGGTTTCCTGTTGCCAAGCCCGATTAGGATGGGGCAGTGAGCGAATCCAGGACACAGGACCTTTCCGATTCATCCGCCGAAGCCCGGAAGCCGGTCCGCAGCGGCAAATCGAGCGCCACCATCTACGACATCGCCAAGCTGGCCGGAGTGAACCCCTCCACGGTTTCCCGCGCCCTCAGCAAGCCGGGCCGCGTCAGCGCCAAGACCCAGAAGCTGATCGAGGACGCCGCCGCCCAGCTCGAGTACCGCGTCAACCCCTTCGCACGGGCCCTGCCCACTGGCCGCACCAACACCCTGGCATTGATCGTCGCTGACATCACCAACCCCACCTTCTTCGGCATTATCCGCGGGGCCGAGTCCACGGCCACTGCCCGGGATTACACGTTGATGCTCGCCGAGTCCGCCGAATCCGCGGACACCGAACTGACGGCGGCGCGCCGCATGCTCGCCACTGTGGACGGCCTCATCCTGGCGAGCCCCCGCATGGACGACAACCACATCCGCGAACTGGCCCGGGAGAAGCCGGTGGTGGTGATCAACCGCCAGGTGGACGGTGTTCCTTCGGTGGTGCCGGACGTGAACAAGGGCATTGGTGAGGCCGTGCGGAACCTTGCCGCCAACGGCCACCGGAAGGTCGCCTACGTGGCCGGGCCGCCGCAGTCCTGGATGACCGCCCGCCGCTGGGAGGGCGTCAAGGCTGCCTGTGAGTGGTCCCACCTGGAGTGCGTCCAGCTTCCGTCGCCCAAGCCAACGGTCGACGGCGGCAGGCAGGTTGCGCGCGACGTCGTCGCCAGCGGTGCCACGGCGGTGATGACCTACAACGACCTCCTGGCCATCGGCCTGATGCAGGAGCTGCAGGCCGCCGGCATGCAGGTTCCGGACCGGATCAGCATTGTGGGCTTCGATGACATTTTCGGCGCGGACTTCACCACCCCTGCCCTCACCACCATCAGGTCACCGATGACGGCCTGCGGCACCGAGGCGGCAACGCTGCTGATGGAGGTGCTGCACGGCGCCGAGGAAGTGTCACCGGCGCTGCAGGTGGAAACCGAGCTGGTCCTGCGTGGTTCCAGCGGCCGGCTGCTGGTGGCGGACCATCCCGCCTGACGCGCCACGCCAAGGAATGGCAATTTTTGGCAACCGGTTGACAAAAGCAGGTTGCCAAAACGATCATTGATCTATGTCACAGTCCATTGCCTCCCATCCCGACCGGCTCCTGCCCGCTGACCCCGGAACGCGGAGCATCGCCCGCAGCCTGCTGGAACGTGTGCAGGACCTGCCCATCATTTCCCCCCATGGCCACGTTGACGCCGCCGTCATCGAGCACAACACCGCCTTTCCTGACCCGGCAGCGCTGCTGGTCAGTCCGGACCATTACGTCACGCGCCTGATCCATGCCAGCGGTGTGGACCAGGACCTGCTGCGTCCCCAGACGGGCGCCAAGGGAGACCCCAATGCGGTGCCGGATGCCCGCACCGTGTGGCGTGAGTTCTGCAAGGCCTGGCCCCTCTTCGAAGGCACGGCCTCCGGTTATTGGCTGCGGACCCAGTTCCAGAGCGTCTTCGGCCTCCGGGAAGAGCCGGACGCCGGGAACCCGGATGCCAGCTACGACGCCATCTCCGCCCGCCTGCAGGAACCCGGCTTCCGCCCGCGCGAGCTCTTCAAGGACTTCAACATCGAGGTGCTGGCCACCACCGATGACCCGCTGGACAGCCTGTCCAGCCACCAGGCCATTGCCGCCGATCCGTCCTTCCACGGCCGCGTCCTGCCAACGTTCCGGCCGGACCAGTACCTGAACATTGCGCACCCGCAGTGGCAGGACAACGTGGAGCGCCTCATCGCCGCAGCGGGCGACGGCGGCACGGGCTACGGCGCGTACATCACCGCCCTCGAAAACCGCCGCCGCTATTTCGTGGACAACGGCGCCGTCTCGGCGGACCACGGTGTCCGTACGCCGCGCACGCTCAAGCTCAGCGATTCGGAAGCCGCCCGCCTCTTCGACACGGCCCGCTCCGGCAAGGCCACGGCGCAGGACCGCGAAGATTTCGAAGCGCACATGATGTACCAGATGGCCCGGATGTCCGTTGAGGACGGGCTGGTGATGACCATCCACCCCGGGTCCTTCCGCAACCATCACGAACCCACCTTCAACACTTACGGTGCGGACAGCGGCCACGACATCCCGTTTGCCATCGACTACACCGAGGCGGTCCGGCCGCTGCTGCAGGACTTCGGTGCGGCCAAGGACTTCCACCTGGTGCTGTTCACCATGGACGAGACGGTCTTCTCCCGCGAACTGGCGCCGCTGGCCGGGTTCTACCCCTCCGTGTTCCTGGGCGCTCCGTGGTGGTTCCTCGATGCACCGGACGCCATGCTCCGCTTCCGTTCCGCCGTCACCGAGACTGCCGGGTTCTCGCGTTCGTCCGGTTTCATCGACGACACGCGCGCCTTCTGCTCCATTCCCGCCCGGCATGACGCCTCGCGCCGGATTGAGGCCTCCTTCCTGGCCCGGCTGGTGGCCGAGCACCGGGTTACGGAGGAGCGTGCCCACGAACTCATCGTCGACATCGTTGACGGGTCCCCACGAAGGGTCTTCAAACTGTGACCATCGCAAGAACCGCCGACGCCGGCACACCGGTTTCCGAGGCCGCGGCACCTGCCGTCCCGCAACTTTCCCGGACGCTGCGGCCCGCCGCCAAAGCGCCTGTCCGGATCGTCCACCTGGGACTTGGTGCCTTCCACCGCTCGCACCAGGCCTGGTACACGCAGCACGCCGGAGATGCCGCCCAGTGGGGGATTGCAGCGTTCACCGGACGCCGACCTGACGCGGCTGAAGCCCTGTCCGGACAGGACGGCCTGTACACGGTGGTTGAGCGCGGGGACGCCGGTGACACCTTCGAGGTGGTGAGCAGCATCGTCGAGGCGGTGGACGGGGCCGACGCCGGCCGCCTCACCGCCCTGATCGCCGCCGCCGGCACTGCCGTGGTCACGCTGACCATCACCGAGGCCGCCTACGGGCTCGGGGCAGACGGTCAGTTTGACCGGAAAGCGCAGGGCGTCGCCGCAGACCTCCAGGAACTCTCGGCCGGAACCGACGGCAGGCCGGCCACCCCGGTGGGCCGACTGGTCCATGCCCTGGCCGCCCGCAAGGCTGCCGGCGCCGGACCACTCGCCGTTGTGTGCTGCGACAACCTCTCCAACAACGGCACCGTGGCCAGCACCGCGGTGGTGGGCATGGCGGAGGCGTGGAACCCGGAGCTCGCCGCCTGGATAGTGGAAAACATCAGCTTCGTCAGCACCTCCGTGGACCGCATTACCCCGCGGACCACGGACGCCGACGTCGAGTCCGTTAAAGCCGCGTGCGGCTACTTCGATAACTCGCCGGTGGTGGCCGAGCCGTTCCGCAACTGGGTCCTCAGTGGCGACTTCCCGGCCGGCCGGCCGCGCTGGGAGGACGCGGGGGCCGTCTTCGTGGACGACATTGAACCCTACGAGAACCGCAAACTGTGGTTGCTGAACGGTGCCCATTCCCTGCTGGCCTACGCGGGCCAGCTCCGGGGCCACGCAACGGTTGCCGAAGCCCTGGCAGACCCGGTGTGCCTGGCCGCCGTCGAGCGTTTCTGGAACGAAGCGGAGGCCAACCTTACGGGAGCGGCAGCGCACGGTGCGGACCTGCAGGTTCCGGCCTACCGGGAGCAGCTCCTGGCGCGGTTCCGCAATGCGCGGATCGCGCACCACCTCACCCAGATCGCCCTGGACGGCAGTACCAAACTGCGGATGCGTGCCGTTCCGGTCCTCACGGCAGAGCGCGACGGCGGCAGGTCCGGTGCGGGCGCGGCCGCCATGATCGCGGCGTGGGTTGCCTTCTGCATCGACGCAACAGGCCGCGGCCGGACCGTCCAGGACCCGCTGTCCGATGGCATCGAGGCGGCATGCGCGCTGGCCGGAGCTGACCGCGTGCGCGCCCTGCTCGCACTGCTCAGCGTCCCGCTTTCACAGGATGACGCCGTAGTGGAACTGGTGGACGGACTGGCCGGAGGCTTTGCCCGCCAGGGGGCGTAGGCCTCCCTCGGCCTGCCCCCCGGCTCGTCGGCCGCCCCGCCCGCTTACCCGCGGAACTGCCCGGACGCCCCTCGCGCCCGGGCATTTTCGTGTGCTTCCCGGGTGCATCAGGAGCGGTCAGCGCTCACCCGGAGATTCCCTCTCCTGCAACGAAATTCTGCAGGGCCGAAACTGTTGGCAACCGCTTGCCATTGTCTTGCCAAGTGACTAGGATTACAACCAGACTTAATCAATGTGCTGCCTCGCGGCAGTGGGTAAAGGAGCCCCTCGTGAAGAAGCTGAACAGGCTCAGCATCGTCGGCTATGGCGCCGGCGATGCCGCCAACAACCTGGCATTCACCACTGCCACCATGTTCCTGCTGGTCTACTACACGGACGTGGCAGGGATTTCTGCGGCAGCCGCCGGCACGCTGCTGCTGGCCGTCAGGATCTTCGATGCGTTCGCCGATGTCTTCGCCGGACGCATCGTGGACAGGACCTTCAGCAAGCGCTTCGGCAAGTTCCGTCCGTTCATCATGTTCGGTTCCATCCCGCTGCTCCTGCTCAGCGTTGCCACGTTCTCAGTCCCGCAGATCGGCGAAACCGGAACGCTCCTCTATGCTTACGTCACCTACGCAGCGCTGGGCCTGGCCTACAGCTTGGTGAACATCCCCTACGGCTCGTTGGCCGGCGCCATGACCCAGGATCCGGGGGAGCGGGCCAAGCTCGGCTCCGCCCGCATGATCGGGGCGGCGCTGGTGGGCTCGTCGCTGGGTATCTTCGTAGCACCGCTGATCAAGCCCGGTGCAAACCTGCAGGCTACCTTCACCGGAATCACCCTGGCGTTCGTGGTGATTGGTGCGGCCCTCTACTTCTTCACTGTCTTCACGGCCAAGGAACGCGTCCACCGTTCAGTCCCCAACGTTTCCTTCAAGCAGAGCGTGGACACACTCAAGGGCAACAAGCCGCTCATGATGCTGTGCCTGAGCTCGTTCCTCTTCCTCACCGGCTACCTGGCACTTACCTCGGTCCAGCTGTACTACCTTCGCGACGTGCTCGGCCGGCTGGACCTCTACCCGGTGCTGTCCATCGCACAGCTGGTCCTCACCTTCGTGCTGGCGGCCATCATGCCGCGACTGGTCCGCACCATCGGCAAGAAGAACGTCTACATCTACGCGTCGCTGGTCTCGGTTGTTGGCGGAATCATCATCTTCGCAGCGCCGCCGAGCCAAACGTGGATCGGCTTCGGCGGGCTCATCGTCAGCCTGGTGGGCGTGATGGCCGTCAATATCGTGGTGTGGGCCCTGGAAGCGGACACCGTGGAGTACGGCGAATGGAAGACCGGTGTCCGCACCGAGGGCATCACCTACGCGCTCTTCTCCTTCACCCGCAAGACCGGGCAGGCGGTGGGCGGCGCCCTCGCGGCCTACGCCCTGGCCCTGGGAGGCTACAAGTCCGGTGCTGTCCAAACAGCCGAGGCTGCGTTCGGGATCCAGGTAGCCGCAGGCGCCATTCCTGCGGTCCTGACAATCCTGGCCGTGCTGGTGATGTCCCGCTACAAACTCACCGATGACATGCACGCAGGCATCATCCGCGACATCACGGCCCGCCGAGCGGAGGCTGAAGCCGGTCCGGACGCAGCTTCCGCGCCCCAGGCTGCTGCCTCCACCACTTCCGCATCTGCAGCTCATACCAGCTAGATCCGATACCCCGCACCAGCCCACCAGCACCAGTTTGCTGAACCGGGTCCACCAAACCCGGCCCTCCGAAACCCAGTCCGTAGACCAGCCCAGCCCCGCTCGAAAGGACCAGCTGTGAAAATCATTGCCGCCGACGTCTTCGTCACCAGCCCGTCGCGTAACTTCGTCACTCTCCGGATCACCACCGAGGACGGTGTGACCGGTATTGGTGATGCCACCCTGAACGGCCGTGAACTTGCCGTCGCTGCGTACCTGAAGGAACATGTTGCCCAGTTGCTGATCGGCAAGGATCCGCACCGGATCGAGGACACCTGGCAGTTCCTGTACCGGTCCTCGTACTGGCGCCGGGGCCCGGTGACCATGGCGGCCATCGCCGCCGTCGACATGGCTTTGTGGGACATCAAGGGAAAGGTGGCCGGCATGCCGGTCTACCAGCTCTTGGGCGGTGCGTCCCGGAACGGGCTGCGCGCTTACGGCCACGCCTCGGGTGCGGACATTCCGTCCCTGTTTGATTCCGTGCGTGAGCACCTGGAGCTGGGCTACAAGTCCATCCGGATCCAGACCGCCGTCCCCGGCATCAAGGCCGTCTACGGCGTCGCCGCCCAGGCACAGGCCTCGGGTGAACGGTACGACTACGAGCCCGCCGGCCGCGGCGCGTTCCCCGTGGAGGAGGACTGGGACACCCGCGCGTACCTGCGCCACCTGCCCAGTGTTTTCGAGGCTGTGCGGAATGAGTTCGGCCCGGAGATCCCGCTGTTGCACGACGGCCATCACCGGATGACACCCATCCAGGCCGCGAAGCTGGGCAAGGCGCTGGAACCGTATGACCTGTTCTGGCTTGAGGACTGCACCCCGGCCGAGAACCAGGAGGCCCTGCGCCTGGTCCGCCAGCACACCACCACGCCGCTGGCCATCGGTGAAATCTTCAACACCGTGTACGACTACCAGACCATCATCAAAGAACAGCTGATCGACTACGTCCGCGCAGCCTCCACCCACTTCGGCGGTATCTCCCCGCTGAAAAAGGTCATGGACTTCGCCGCCCAGTACCAGATCAAGTCCGGCTTCCACGGCCCCACCGATATCTCCCCGGTGGGCTTCGCCGCGCAGCTGCACGTGGGCCTGGCCATCCACAACTACGGCATCCAGGAATACATGCAGCACTCGGACAAGACCAATGAGGTCTTCCACCAGTCCATGACTTTCAA from Pseudarthrobacter chlorophenolicus A6 encodes:
- a CDS encoding LacI family DNA-binding transcriptional regulator; this encodes MSESRTQDLSDSSAEARKPVRSGKSSATIYDIAKLAGVNPSTVSRALSKPGRVSAKTQKLIEDAAAQLEYRVNPFARALPTGRTNTLALIVADITNPTFFGIIRGAESTATARDYTLMLAESAESADTELTAARRMLATVDGLILASPRMDDNHIRELAREKPVVVINRQVDGVPSVVPDVNKGIGEAVRNLAANGHRKVAYVAGPPQSWMTARRWEGVKAACEWSHLECVQLPSPKPTVDGGRQVARDVVASGATAVMTYNDLLAIGLMQELQAAGMQVPDRISIVGFDDIFGADFTTPALTTIRSPMTACGTEAATLLMEVLHGAEEVSPALQVETELVLRGSSGRLLVADHPA
- the uxaC gene encoding glucuronate isomerase, with product MSQSIASHPDRLLPADPGTRSIARSLLERVQDLPIISPHGHVDAAVIEHNTAFPDPAALLVSPDHYVTRLIHASGVDQDLLRPQTGAKGDPNAVPDARTVWREFCKAWPLFEGTASGYWLRTQFQSVFGLREEPDAGNPDASYDAISARLQEPGFRPRELFKDFNIEVLATTDDPLDSLSSHQAIAADPSFHGRVLPTFRPDQYLNIAHPQWQDNVERLIAAAGDGGTGYGAYITALENRRRYFVDNGAVSADHGVRTPRTLKLSDSEAARLFDTARSGKATAQDREDFEAHMMYQMARMSVEDGLVMTIHPGSFRNHHEPTFNTYGADSGHDIPFAIDYTEAVRPLLQDFGAAKDFHLVLFTMDETVFSRELAPLAGFYPSVFLGAPWWFLDAPDAMLRFRSAVTETAGFSRSSGFIDDTRAFCSIPARHDASRRIEASFLARLVAEHRVTEERAHELIVDIVDGSPRRVFKL
- a CDS encoding mannitol dehydrogenase family protein; this translates as MTIARTADAGTPVSEAAAPAVPQLSRTLRPAAKAPVRIVHLGLGAFHRSHQAWYTQHAGDAAQWGIAAFTGRRPDAAEALSGQDGLYTVVERGDAGDTFEVVSSIVEAVDGADAGRLTALIAAAGTAVVTLTITEAAYGLGADGQFDRKAQGVAADLQELSAGTDGRPATPVGRLVHALAARKAAGAGPLAVVCCDNLSNNGTVASTAVVGMAEAWNPELAAWIVENISFVSTSVDRITPRTTDADVESVKAACGYFDNSPVVAEPFRNWVLSGDFPAGRPRWEDAGAVFVDDIEPYENRKLWLLNGAHSLLAYAGQLRGHATVAEALADPVCLAAVERFWNEAEANLTGAAAHGADLQVPAYREQLLARFRNARIAHHLTQIALDGSTKLRMRAVPVLTAERDGGRSGAGAAAMIAAWVAFCIDATGRGRTVQDPLSDGIEAACALAGADRVRALLALLSVPLSQDDAVVELVDGLAGGFARQGA
- the uidB gene encoding glucuronide transporter, whose translation is MKKLNRLSIVGYGAGDAANNLAFTTATMFLLVYYTDVAGISAAAAGTLLLAVRIFDAFADVFAGRIVDRTFSKRFGKFRPFIMFGSIPLLLLSVATFSVPQIGETGTLLYAYVTYAALGLAYSLVNIPYGSLAGAMTQDPGERAKLGSARMIGAALVGSSLGIFVAPLIKPGANLQATFTGITLAFVVIGAALYFFTVFTAKERVHRSVPNVSFKQSVDTLKGNKPLMMLCLSSFLFLTGYLALTSVQLYYLRDVLGRLDLYPVLSIAQLVLTFVLAAIMPRLVRTIGKKNVYIYASLVSVVGGIIIFAAPPSQTWIGFGGLIVSLVGVMAVNIVVWALEADTVEYGEWKTGVRTEGITYALFSFTRKTGQAVGGALAAYALALGGYKSGAVQTAEAAFGIQVAAGAIPAVLTILAVLVMSRYKLTDDMHAGIIRDITARRAEAEAGPDAASAPQAAASTTSASAAHTS
- the manD gene encoding D-mannonate dehydratase ManD — encoded protein: MKIIAADVFVTSPSRNFVTLRITTEDGVTGIGDATLNGRELAVAAYLKEHVAQLLIGKDPHRIEDTWQFLYRSSYWRRGPVTMAAIAAVDMALWDIKGKVAGMPVYQLLGGASRNGLRAYGHASGADIPSLFDSVREHLELGYKSIRIQTAVPGIKAVYGVAAQAQASGERYDYEPAGRGAFPVEEDWDTRAYLRHLPSVFEAVRNEFGPEIPLLHDGHHRMTPIQAAKLGKALEPYDLFWLEDCTPAENQEALRLVRQHTTTPLAIGEIFNTVYDYQTIIKEQLIDYVRAASTHFGGISPLKKVMDFAAQYQIKSGFHGPTDISPVGFAAQLHVGLAIHNYGIQEYMQHSDKTNEVFHQSMTFKDGYLHPGDEPGIGVEFNEEAAAAFPYQQAYLPYNRLVDGTVHDW